In Leptospira sp. WS58.C1, a single genomic region encodes these proteins:
- a CDS encoding J domain-containing protein, with product MNSAWTDHYRVLGLNYGASPESIKHRYRELAKIFHPDNRLTGSEPVFLKVLESYQVLSKPEERSRFDQEFKIRKKQEHAKNGIHLIPPSRIVFATQAVEFARRGLLRAGMRSRDRKKYTGIYYDIRICLKPEELLGRIFAAIPLVVRSICPECRGSDLNCASCGGKGSYKSYRYLKWSPEPGSLVPGRIYTLDLSGFRPDVFTHFKKRILKVKIELFQGQKK from the coding sequence ATGAATTCGGCCTGGACAGATCATTATCGGGTTCTGGGTCTGAATTACGGTGCCAGTCCTGAATCTATCAAACATAGATATAGAGAGCTCGCCAAAATTTTTCATCCGGACAATAGACTAACGGGTTCCGAACCGGTCTTCTTAAAAGTTTTGGAATCCTACCAGGTACTGTCCAAACCGGAAGAACGTTCTCGTTTCGATCAAGAATTCAAAATCAGAAAGAAACAAGAACATGCAAAAAATGGAATTCATTTAATCCCACCTTCCAGGATTGTATTCGCTACACAAGCGGTTGAATTTGCAAGAAGGGGACTTCTTCGCGCCGGTATGAGAAGTAGGGATCGCAAAAAATACACCGGCATCTATTATGATATTCGGATCTGTCTCAAACCGGAAGAGCTACTAGGCAGAATATTCGCAGCCATTCCTTTGGTGGTCAGATCTATCTGTCCGGAATGTAGAGGTTCGGACCTGAACTGCGCTTCCTGCGGAGGAAAGGGAAGTTATAAGAGTTACAGGTACCTAAAATGGAGCCCGGAGCCGGGGAGTTTAGTCCCTGGTAGGATCTATACCTTAGATCTATCCGGGTTTCGTCCCGACGTATTTACTCATTTCAAGAAGCGGATCTTAAAAGTTAAAATTGAACTCTTCCAGGGTCAAAAAAAATAG
- a CDS encoding LIC_12936 family protein has protein sequence MKKPAILLLLIFLFSWEIFSQDFEKDGQIKILPYEPTQVRDIEGLTKDIKDFHKRIEDMLPFLSRRKKIIDNEYFQFVPAMENFNFPVRDRYLVDKKFYLKVSGGEGSLKLDGVRFITRKSLVTKLRPVNDEIGELKNEKVVASDITSIVLVVKRKTDAGIKEEVYNLGNIRNPNQRVKFVRSYRDNLAEVVQAIDKYVEGTIRADRKDVDTMLDGLESGGSFQEYNSNR, from the coding sequence ATGAAGAAACCTGCTATCTTACTTCTTTTGATCTTCTTATTCAGTTGGGAAATATTTTCTCAGGACTTCGAGAAGGACGGTCAGATCAAAATTCTTCCTTACGAGCCTACACAGGTCAGGGACATTGAAGGACTAACAAAAGACATCAAGGACTTTCATAAAAGAATAGAAGATATGCTCCCTTTCCTGAGTAGAAGGAAAAAAATTATTGATAATGAGTATTTCCAGTTTGTTCCTGCGATGGAAAACTTCAATTTCCCGGTCCGTGATAGATATTTGGTGGATAAAAAGTTTTATCTAAAAGTTTCAGGGGGAGAAGGTTCTCTAAAACTGGATGGAGTCCGATTTATCACCCGAAAATCCCTGGTTACTAAGCTCAGACCGGTCAATGACGAGATCGGTGAATTAAAAAACGAGAAGGTTGTTGCCTCGGATATCACTAGCATTGTTTTGGTTGTAAAAAGAAAAACGGATGCCGGAATAAAAGAAGAAGTATATAATCTAGGAAATATTCGGAACCCGAACCAAAGAGTCAAATTCGTCCGTTCTTATCGAGACAATCTTGCGGAAGTGGTCCAAGCAATAGATAAATATGTGGAAGGAACGATCCGAGCAGACAGAAAGGATGTGGATACCATGCTGGACGGTTTGGAAAGCGGCGGCTCCTTCCAGGAATATAATTCGAATCGTTAA
- a CDS encoding LIC10729 family protein — MDWHRIAILLFLILAAAGQGPISQENRKTKNFENFSKPMGGENYISEDYKTFPELSIWAYHNGLKLAPDRKDPAPGAGTGRLFDNQCRMVPETGLDILLIADPNKKDIIYVYFDLTHFSKTENAAILPDRELRISANGTLKRTIRFPDTNLYSKSLYSGNPPVYITVDPAELRDGRLNLNLTPLAGEKGRFWGVWDVFLSYSAPEYP; from the coding sequence ATGGACTGGCACCGAATTGCAATACTCTTATTCTTAATTCTTGCCGCTGCCGGACAGGGTCCGATCAGTCAGGAAAATCGGAAAACGAAAAATTTTGAGAATTTCTCGAAACCGATGGGGGGAGAAAACTATATTTCCGAAGATTATAAGACCTTCCCCGAACTTTCTATATGGGCCTATCATAACGGTCTGAAATTAGCTCCGGATAGAAAAGATCCGGCTCCCGGAGCAGGGACAGGCCGACTATTCGATAATCAATGTAGAATGGTCCCTGAGACCGGCTTGGATATCCTATTGATTGCTGATCCGAATAAAAAAGACATTATCTACGTTTATTTCGATCTAACCCACTTTTCTAAAACGGAGAACGCAGCAATTTTACCGGATCGAGAGCTTAGAATTTCCGCAAATGGAACTCTGAAAAGAACGATCCGTTTTCCGGACACAAACTTATATTCCAAGTCTCTCTACTCTGGAAATCCTCCTGTTTACATTACGGTGGATCCAGCCGAGTTGAGGGATGGCAGATTGAATTTGAATCTTACGCCACTCGCGGGAGAAAAGGGGAGGTTTTGGGGAGTTTGGGACGTGTTTTTGTCCTACTCTGCCCCGGAATACCCTTGA
- a CDS encoding cellulose synthase family protein: MLTVVTVLFLGIYALDILGLFFFGIHTYIMVYLYRKYNANCDTDPSRNLSLDDPSLPIVTVQLPIFNEFYVVDRLIDSTIALKYPKDKLEIQVLDDSTDETIQKAAALVAKYKAQGFDIHHLHRTNRVGHKAGALDEGMKVSKGDFIAIFDADFMPDPDFLLKTMAYFEDPQIGVVQARWGHINADYNILTKAQSFGIDGHFMIEQVARNGSKLWMNFNGTAGTWRKKTIEDAGGWEHDTLTEDFDLSYRAELRGWKFRYFKDVVCPAEIPAMMSAYKSQQFRWCKGSIQTAVKLLPRIWKADLPWKIKAEAVTHLINYSVHPLMIVNILFSAPLLLMEYWSGFSFYDLPLEVLSGSAAILSIGSVGPLFFYAYSQKTLYKDWKKRMVYLPILIMIGTGIAIVNTRAWLEAVLGIQSSFKRTPKLRIEKNTDALKDRLKYTVPLDFHVVLEFLLGCYCVFSVVLSFLVGRPYIVGFLLIYGIGFFFVAFKSFQEFTWKYKEARNATQEEIPQEA, encoded by the coding sequence ATGCTCACTGTTGTCACTGTTCTGTTTTTGGGAATTTACGCCCTGGATATTCTAGGATTATTTTTCTTTGGAATTCATACGTATATCATGGTGTATTTGTACAGAAAGTACAATGCCAATTGTGATACAGATCCGAGCAGAAACCTTTCTTTGGACGATCCGAGTCTTCCGATAGTCACCGTCCAACTTCCAATTTTTAACGAGTTTTACGTAGTAGATCGTCTGATCGACTCGACTATTGCATTAAAATATCCTAAAGATAAATTAGAGATCCAAGTTCTGGATGATTCCACTGATGAGACCATCCAAAAAGCCGCTGCCTTGGTGGCAAAATACAAGGCTCAAGGTTTCGATATTCATCACCTTCACAGGACGAATCGTGTTGGTCACAAGGCTGGAGCCTTAGACGAAGGAATGAAAGTTTCTAAAGGCGATTTTATCGCTATTTTCGATGCGGATTTCATGCCGGATCCTGATTTCCTCTTAAAAACCATGGCTTACTTCGAAGATCCGCAGATCGGAGTTGTGCAAGCCCGTTGGGGACATATCAACGCAGATTATAATATTCTAACCAAAGCCCAAAGTTTCGGTATCGACGGTCACTTTATGATCGAGCAAGTAGCGAGAAACGGTTCCAAACTTTGGATGAACTTCAACGGTACTGCAGGTACTTGGAGAAAGAAAACGATCGAAGATGCCGGCGGTTGGGAACATGATACCCTTACCGAAGACTTCGATCTTTCCTATCGCGCAGAATTGAGAGGTTGGAAGTTCCGTTATTTCAAAGATGTGGTTTGTCCTGCAGAAATTCCTGCAATGATGTCCGCATACAAGTCCCAACAGTTCCGTTGGTGCAAGGGCTCCATCCAGACTGCCGTAAAACTTCTTCCTCGTATCTGGAAAGCGGACCTACCTTGGAAAATCAAGGCTGAAGCGGTGACCCATTTGATCAATTATTCCGTTCACCCGCTCATGATCGTGAACATTTTATTCAGCGCTCCGTTATTATTGATGGAATACTGGTCAGGTTTCAGTTTTTACGATCTTCCTTTAGAGGTATTGTCCGGATCTGCCGCAATACTTTCTATCGGTTCCGTCGGGCCCTTATTCTTCTACGCATATTCACAAAAGACATTATACAAAGATTGGAAAAAGAGAATGGTATATCTTCCGATCCTGATCATGATCGGAACAGGGATCGCGATCGTAAACACCAGAGCTTGGCTCGAGGCTGTTTTGGGAATCCAATCTTCCTTCAAAAGAACTCCTAAATTGAGGATCGAAAAGAACACAGACGCCTTGAAAGATAGGCTGAAATATACCGTTCCGCTCGATTTCCATGTGGTTCTTGAGTTCTTATTGGGTTGTTATTGTGTGTTTTCCGTTGTGCTATCTTTCTTAGTGGGACGTCCTTATATCGTGGGCTTCCTATTGATCTACGGGATCGGTTTCTTCTTTGTTGCCTTTAAGTCTTTCCAAGAATTCACTTGGAAATACAAAGAGGCAAGAAACGCAACTCAGGAAGAGATCCCTCAGGAAGCCTGA
- a CDS encoding ATP-binding protein, whose translation MHSSRVIFPIFIFCLLLTWNCGRIDYDLGEIREGKLDASTWDPSKTILSLSGEWELVPGKFLASEPEPGQIQESVYAPIPQIWNELTKDGKLLFPNGKGFGTYTLRLQLPENCPELMLKVPDLGTSYSIYADGKLLETVGKVGKTPETSVPFLQTSIVILPKDLKKLDFEISNFAHINGGLWFTPEIGIPSLILRKLHYSQAIDMASSAAVLVLAIYQIMAFLRTREEKSQLYFALFSLASVFRFFLTGNRLFNYVFPEIPWEISYRLEYLSTYILCSGFLSYSATAFKQDFHPKTERISLIILLIFAIPTIVLPAEYYARLLFPFQFTIIIGGAYTLLGCARAVIHARPGSRFFLVGISFIIIAGANDILASHYILNNNYILAPAIFLFIFFHSLGFSFSFSRVLRTSMEAEKGLQIANQNLNELKTELESKVESRTIQLTAAKEKAEWEAKYRYDFLAIMSHEIRTPLNGLLGTSNLLSETSLTQEQKEYADIIQASGENLLHLVNQLLDLSKIENHRFVLEILPFDPFAVLQRAARVVKARAEEKRVLVDISYPEHHPGIFLGDEGRIQQVLLNLLSNAIKFTGSGGKVCLGVRFYGEDLFSRVLEFWVEDDGVGIAEDQAAVLFEPFVQADSSVARKFGGSGLGLTISKKLVELMGGSIRITSSPGKGSKFSFLLPFPQEEPEKQDLEEEAAPPIVLPPLKILLVEDQEFSRKVAFDILTKLGMKVHSLGMGKDAIAQLERETYEIILLDIDLPDISGVEVSKKIKETFAHPPYLVAWTAHALPGSEEFFQSSGFDSYLKKPSLKRDWILFLERYVQSRPKPAG comes from the coding sequence ATGCATTCGAGTCGCGTAATTTTTCCGATTTTTATTTTCTGCCTTCTTCTCACCTGGAATTGCGGAAGGATAGATTATGATTTGGGAGAAATTCGGGAAGGTAAGCTGGATGCGTCCACCTGGGACCCGAGTAAAACCATCCTTTCTCTCAGTGGAGAATGGGAACTGGTTCCCGGAAAATTTTTGGCATCCGAACCGGAGCCGGGGCAAATCCAAGAGTCGGTATATGCGCCGATTCCTCAGATCTGGAACGAACTGACAAAAGACGGAAAACTATTATTTCCGAATGGTAAAGGTTTCGGAACCTATACTCTACGTCTGCAATTGCCCGAAAATTGTCCTGAACTGATGTTAAAAGTTCCCGATTTAGGAACATCTTACTCGATCTATGCGGATGGAAAACTTTTGGAAACCGTTGGCAAAGTGGGAAAGACTCCCGAAACTTCCGTGCCATTCCTCCAAACTTCTATCGTCATCCTTCCGAAAGACCTGAAAAAACTGGATTTTGAGATCTCCAATTTTGCCCATATCAATGGGGGTCTTTGGTTTACCCCCGAGATCGGGATACCTTCCCTCATATTAAGAAAATTGCATTATAGCCAGGCAATAGACATGGCAAGCTCTGCCGCGGTCTTGGTACTTGCGATCTATCAAATTATGGCTTTTCTAAGAACAAGAGAAGAAAAAAGCCAATTGTATTTTGCATTATTTTCATTAGCTTCCGTATTTCGGTTTTTCTTAACGGGGAATAGGCTTTTTAATTATGTATTTCCCGAAATTCCCTGGGAGATCAGCTATAGATTAGAATACCTAAGCACCTATATTTTATGTTCGGGGTTTTTGTCCTATTCTGCGACCGCGTTTAAACAGGATTTCCATCCCAAAACGGAAAGGATCTCCCTGATCATATTATTAATTTTCGCAATTCCCACGATAGTCCTGCCTGCGGAATATTATGCCAGATTACTTTTTCCTTTCCAATTTACGATTATCATCGGCGGAGCTTACACTCTATTGGGATGTGCAAGAGCGGTAATCCATGCAAGACCCGGCTCCAGATTTTTCCTGGTAGGGATCTCCTTTATCATCATCGCCGGTGCAAACGATATCCTGGCCTCGCACTATATATTAAATAACAATTATATACTTGCTCCGGCGATCTTTTTATTCATATTCTTCCATAGCCTAGGATTTTCATTCTCCTTCTCTCGGGTTCTAAGAACTTCTATGGAAGCGGAGAAGGGATTACAGATCGCAAACCAAAATCTAAACGAGTTAAAAACGGAATTAGAAAGCAAGGTGGAATCCAGGACGATCCAGCTCACCGCCGCCAAAGAAAAAGCGGAATGGGAAGCCAAATATAGATACGACTTTCTGGCCATCATGAGCCATGAGATCCGCACTCCTTTGAACGGGTTATTAGGAACTTCTAATCTTCTTTCGGAAACCTCCTTGACACAAGAGCAAAAGGAATATGCGGATATAATACAAGCATCGGGAGAAAACCTTCTCCACTTAGTGAACCAACTATTAGATCTTTCTAAAATAGAGAATCATCGTTTTGTCCTTGAGATCCTACCCTTCGATCCATTTGCAGTTTTACAAAGAGCGGCAAGAGTGGTAAAGGCCAGAGCGGAAGAAAAAAGGGTCTTGGTGGATATCTCTTATCCGGAACACCACCCTGGGATCTTCTTAGGAGATGAAGGAAGGATCCAACAAGTACTCTTAAATCTTTTGAGTAATGCGATCAAGTTTACCGGCTCCGGTGGAAAGGTCTGCCTTGGAGTTCGTTTTTATGGAGAAGACCTTTTCTCCCGTGTATTAGAATTCTGGGTAGAAGACGACGGAGTCGGAATCGCAGAAGACCAAGCCGCAGTATTATTCGAACCTTTCGTGCAAGCGGATTCTTCCGTTGCTAGAAAATTCGGGGGAAGCGGGTTAGGCCTAACCATCTCCAAAAAATTGGTGGAACTTATGGGGGGAAGTATTCGGATCACAAGTTCTCCGGGTAAAGGATCCAAATTCTCCTTTTTACTTCCCTTCCCTCAGGAAGAACCGGAAAAACAAGATTTGGAAGAAGAGGCAGCTCCGCCTATCGTTCTACCTCCGCTCAAAATTTTACTTGTAGAAGACCAAGAATTTTCTAGAAAAGTTGCATTTGATATTCTCACTAAATTAGGCATGAAGGTACATTCTTTAGGAATGGGAAAGGATGCGATCGCTCAATTGGAGAGAGAGACCTACGAGATCATACTCTTAGATATCGATCTTCCGGATATCAGCGGCGTAGAAGTTTCCAAGAAGATCAAGGAGACTTTCGCTCATCCTCCATATCTTGTGGCCTGGACAGCTCACGCTTTGCCCGGCTCGGAAGAGTTTTTCCAAAGCTCAGGATTCGATTCTTATCTCAAAAAACCTTCTCTCAAAAGGGATTGGATCCTATTCCTAGAAAGATATGTGCAGAGTAGACCCAAACCAGCAGGCTAA
- a CDS encoding STAS domain-containing protein has protein sequence MEISIRKSSETNIISLSGSLDIYTSIDLKNFFEQNIDRNNNNVVINLEKLNYIDSSGIGMLIKQLNYVQELSGKFFIANMKPAIEKVFKVAGLTSYFQTLSESEFTSQFP, from the coding sequence ATGGAAATCAGCATTAGAAAATCCAGCGAAACAAATATAATCAGCCTTTCCGGGAGCCTGGACATCTATACGTCCATAGATCTCAAAAACTTTTTCGAGCAGAACATTGATCGAAATAACAATAACGTTGTGATCAACCTGGAAAAGTTAAATTACATCGATTCCTCTGGGATCGGAATGCTGATTAAACAATTGAATTATGTCCAAGAATTGAGCGGAAAATTTTTCATCGCAAACATGAAACCTGCGATCGAAAAAGTTTTCAAAGTGGCGGGACTGACTTCTTACTTCCAAACTCTTTCAGAGTCCGAATTCACCAGCCAGTTTCCCTGA
- a CDS encoding DUF1292 domain-containing protein → MLESYDQETESTDHEELGEELLHLLDEDGNPYSFIVGEVVELDEHQYFLLVPSTEEETDLINLDVGFLKGEESFGYFAVKIEADEFGEDRLVEVTDPRELKDLLYELNSDVV, encoded by the coding sequence ATGTTGGAATCTTACGATCAGGAAACCGAATCCACAGACCATGAGGAGCTGGGAGAAGAATTGCTACATTTGTTGGATGAGGATGGAAATCCATATTCATTCATCGTTGGAGAAGTAGTCGAACTAGACGAACACCAATATTTTTTACTCGTTCCTTCTACGGAAGAAGAAACAGATCTCATCAATTTGGATGTGGGATTTTTAAAAGGAGAAGAAAGTTTCGGATACTTTGCCGTGAAAATAGAAGCGGACGAATTCGGAGAAGATAGATTGGTAGAAGTCACCGACCCCAGAGAGTTGAAAGATTTATTGTATGAACTGAACTCGGATGTTGTCTAA
- a CDS encoding potassium/proton antiporter: protein MNALNFEFQILALSSLIILSIGLLRVSTKFGIPSLLIFLSIGMLAGSDGILMIWFNDADLTRKVGSIALAFILFSGGLETDWTKVKPVLWKGISLGTLGVLLTCLFVALFAIFVMGFDPIIGFLLGAIVSSTDAAAVFNVLRTSNIGMRKGLTSLLELESGSNDPLAVLLTTSVLGFVGTSSPTWDSLAWTIFQQFSLGIILGLLLGYWIYRGMNRIKLDYEGLYPVLLSASVLFVYAATDLIGGNPFLAVYIAGIIIGNRSFVHKRSNVRFMDGIAWLMQIVMFLTLGLLVFPSKIPSVAILGIAFSIFLIVVARPAAVFLALTGFKVDWREKLLVSWVGLRGAAPIILATFPFAKQLPESEMIFHIVFFTVLTSLLLQGSTIPFAVRVLGLEATLEQRASYPFEFENKEKSDTQLLEYIVPYGSASVGKFVYELDFPENSLITLIYRGDSHLVPTGKTKMEDGDVLLVLTPEGAEDKIREILSRMGDKKEV, encoded by the coding sequence TTGAACGCTCTTAACTTCGAGTTTCAAATTTTAGCTCTCTCGAGCCTCATCATATTGAGCATAGGCTTATTGCGTGTTTCCACAAAATTCGGAATTCCCTCTCTACTAATTTTCTTATCGATCGGAATGTTGGCTGGTTCAGACGGCATTCTAATGATCTGGTTTAACGACGCTGATCTTACCCGTAAAGTTGGCTCCATTGCATTAGCATTCATCTTGTTCTCGGGCGGTTTAGAAACCGATTGGACCAAGGTAAAACCGGTACTCTGGAAAGGAATTTCTCTCGGAACCTTGGGAGTACTTCTTACTTGTTTATTCGTGGCCTTATTCGCAATTTTTGTAATGGGTTTCGACCCGATTATCGGATTCCTTTTGGGGGCGATCGTATCTTCTACAGATGCGGCGGCGGTATTCAACGTTCTAAGGACCAGTAATATCGGTATGAGAAAAGGACTTACTTCTCTTTTAGAATTGGAGTCAGGTAGTAACGATCCGCTGGCGGTCTTATTGACAACTTCCGTTTTAGGTTTTGTAGGAACTTCTTCTCCCACTTGGGACAGTTTGGCTTGGACCATCTTCCAACAATTTAGTTTGGGAATTATCCTAGGATTACTTTTAGGATATTGGATCTATAGAGGAATGAACCGTATCAAACTGGATTACGAAGGGTTGTATCCGGTATTACTTTCTGCTTCCGTTTTATTTGTGTATGCGGCTACGGATCTGATCGGGGGAAACCCGTTTTTGGCGGTTTATATCGCTGGAATCATTATCGGGAACAGATCCTTCGTTCATAAACGGAGTAATGTTCGTTTTATGGACGGGATTGCATGGTTGATGCAGATTGTAATGTTTTTAACTTTAGGACTTCTAGTCTTTCCTTCTAAAATTCCTTCCGTTGCAATTCTCGGAATCGCATTCTCAATTTTTCTAATTGTGGTGGCAAGACCGGCCGCTGTGTTTTTGGCTCTAACTGGATTTAAAGTAGACTGGAGAGAAAAACTTTTGGTTTCTTGGGTGGGGTTAAGGGGAGCTGCTCCGATTATCCTGGCGACATTTCCTTTTGCAAAACAACTCCCCGAATCGGAGATGATCTTTCATATCGTCTTCTTTACGGTTCTAACGTCTTTATTGCTGCAAGGATCTACCATACCGTTTGCAGTGCGAGTGTTAGGACTAGAAGCGACTTTGGAACAAAGAGCTTCTTATCCATTCGAATTCGAGAACAAGGAAAAAAGTGATACACAACTTTTGGAATATATCGTTCCTTATGGTTCGGCGTCGGTAGGCAAGTTCGTCTACGAATTGGATTTCCCGGAAAATTCTTTGATCACCTTGATCTATAGGGGAGATTCTCATTTGGTTCCGACTGGTAAGACCAAAATGGAAGATGGGGACGTTCTTCTGGTGTTAACTCCGGAAGGTGCGGAAGATAAGATCCGAGAAATCCTTTCCAGAATGGGGGATAAAAAGGAAGTATGA
- a CDS encoding HNH endonuclease: MNGPGEYSEEPLLWVSESEIKKQRQIAKELRKTPWWRKKKADGICYYCGKKFPPDELTMDHLIPLAKGGKSIKANLVPACKDCNNSKKNKLPFEEF, translated from the coding sequence ATGAACGGACCTGGAGAATATTCGGAAGAGCCGCTTCTTTGGGTAAGCGAATCCGAGATCAAAAAGCAAAGACAGATCGCAAAAGAACTACGCAAAACTCCTTGGTGGAGAAAAAAGAAAGCGGACGGAATCTGTTATTATTGCGGTAAAAAATTTCCTCCGGACGAACTTACAATGGATCATCTGATCCCTTTGGCAAAAGGGGGAAAATCGATCAAAGCGAACTTGGTCCCTGCATGTAAGGATTGCAATAATTCTAAGAAGAACAAACTTCCTTTCGAGGAGTTTTGA
- a CDS encoding type I phosphomannose isomerase catalytic subunit → MQKVFKFEPIYKEKVWGGRKLETVLGRVIPSGDIGESWEISDYGSDLSKITNGECSGKTFREVYTSDYESVLGKPFKGQGFPLLIKLIDAKEKLSVQVHPDDAYAEKFDPESAGKKEAWTILQADKGSKLVCGFSKQTSKEEFSQYVQSNRVEEILNEVEVKELDSFLLNPGRIHAIGGGILLMEVQQSSDSTYRVYDYGRPRELHLKKALDVLDFSSADPQDRLSPKRIDSFEFNRFVLTANDKFRMEILEIDSSKKFALPPFSSEPVFHILMILSGECKLEDLDLKTGDTVLVTAAGIKEGVICESKSSFLRLAWSGPGSDWIQYTSP, encoded by the coding sequence ATGCAGAAGGTTTTCAAATTCGAGCCCATCTATAAGGAAAAAGTCTGGGGTGGTAGAAAATTAGAAACCGTATTGGGGCGTGTTATCCCTTCGGGAGATATAGGAGAGTCCTGGGAGATTTCGGATTACGGTTCCGACCTTTCCAAAATTACAAACGGAGAATGTTCCGGAAAAACGTTCAGAGAAGTGTATACATCCGATTACGAGTCGGTTCTTGGAAAACCTTTTAAAGGGCAAGGATTTCCATTATTGATCAAACTCATAGACGCTAAAGAAAAATTATCCGTACAAGTCCATCCGGACGACGCGTATGCGGAAAAGTTTGATCCGGAAAGCGCAGGTAAAAAAGAAGCTTGGACGATTTTACAAGCGGATAAGGGGTCCAAACTAGTTTGTGGATTTTCCAAACAAACCAGTAAGGAAGAATTTTCACAATACGTACAATCAAACCGAGTCGAAGAAATTCTAAACGAAGTAGAAGTGAAAGAATTGGATTCTTTTCTACTGAATCCCGGCAGGATACACGCAATCGGCGGCGGCATCCTTCTTATGGAAGTCCAACAATCATCCGATTCAACTTATAGAGTGTACGATTACGGGAGACCTAGAGAGTTACATCTCAAAAAAGCGTTGGATGTTTTGGATTTTTCTTCCGCTGATCCTCAGGATAGGCTGAGTCCGAAACGAATCGATTCTTTCGAATTCAATCGTTTTGTCCTAACTGCAAACGATAAGTTCCGGATGGAAATTTTAGAAATCGATTCTAGTAAGAAGTTTGCACTTCCTCCTTTTTCTTCCGAGCCTGTGTTCCATATTTTGATGATCTTAAGTGGAGAATGTAAACTAGAAGATCTGGATCTAAAAACGGGAGATACCGTTTTAGTCACCGCTGCCGGGATTAAAGAAGGGGTGATCTGCGAATCTAAATCTTCTTTTTTACGTCTGGCTTGGTCCGGTCCAGGTTCGGATTGGATCCAATATACTTCCCCATGA
- a CDS encoding motility protein A: protein MRSAILGLTAAFASVLLAILLEEAHFLSFLKLSALVLIIGGTAGATFASYSPEEFANLIIHLRESLFPKRDFSLSDVFLDFAEKARKNGLLSLEDQLAAVPDAFLRKGIQLIVDGTDPRAVEEILFEAAEGQENKETRSAKILETAGGFSPTIGIIGTVMGLVSVLENLGAGTRALGEGIATAFIATFYGIAFANLVYFPLANRLRTWAFSRDRRRQAIIRGIISLQTGDNRRILVERMAPFL from the coding sequence ATGCGTTCGGCCATCTTAGGTTTAACTGCCGCATTTGCCTCGGTTTTATTAGCAATCTTACTGGAAGAAGCGCATTTTCTTTCCTTTCTCAAACTATCCGCACTTGTATTGATCATCGGAGGAACTGCCGGCGCAACATTCGCAAGTTATTCCCCGGAAGAATTTGCAAACCTGATCATTCACTTGAGAGAATCTCTTTTTCCAAAAAGAGATTTTTCTCTTTCCGATGTATTTTTGGACTTTGCGGAGAAGGCTCGCAAGAACGGATTACTATCTTTGGAAGATCAACTCGCAGCAGTGCCCGACGCATTCTTAAGAAAAGGGATCCAACTCATCGTAGACGGAACTGACCCAAGAGCGGTGGAAGAAATTTTATTCGAAGCAGCGGAAGGCCAGGAGAATAAGGAAACCCGCTCCGCTAAAATTTTAGAAACTGCCGGAGGATTTTCTCCTACGATCGGGATCATCGGAACCGTAATGGGACTTGTAAGCGTATTGGAAAATTTAGGAGCCGGAACAAGGGCTCTCGGAGAAGGGATCGCTACCGCATTCATCGCAACTTTCTACGGAATCGCATTTGCAAACTTAGTGTATTTTCCATTGGCAAATCGTCTTAGGACCTGGGCATTTTCCAGAGATAGAAGAAGACAAGCAATCATCCGAGGAATTATTTCTCTACAAACGGGAGACAACAGAAGGATCCTTGTGGAGAGAATGGCGCCGTTTTTGTAG